CCGAACCGCTCCCCTACAGCCTCGAACGGCTGGCCTTTCCGTTTCCGGCGCTGGCCGCGCTCGCTGGTCGACTGCCGTTGGGCGGTGGACGCGAGGTGGCGCTCGCGTCGCTGCTCATTGCCCGTCTGGCGAACGGCTTGCGCAGCCCCGATCCGATGACGGCGCCTGATCGCGTCGCGCGAGCCGCGTCGGCCAAGGTCTGGCTCGCATCCTTGGCGTTGCCGGCCGCCACGCGTATGCCGTTCGCGCGATGTGTGGAAGCGACGGCAAATTCTCCGCTGCACGTGGCGGGTGCGCTGCGCGGATTGATTGCCGTCACGTCGCCACATCTGGATGGTGCGGCCGTGCATGAACTGGAGCGACTCACCAGACTGCTGGCCGGCTGATGGCCCACGCCGCGTGCTGACCTGATCATTCCGCTCTCGTGACGCATCACGATATCTCTCCGCTCGCGCGCGTCGTGGCGCGTGTCGACCGACTCCGGGAGGGCGACACGCATCCGGCCATTTTGGCCACGGGCTTCCCGTCTTTGGATCGCGCGCTCGGTGGCGGTGTGCGCCGCGGCGACCTGATCGTGATGGGCGGAGACGATGGTGTGGGCACGTCGGCGCTGGCGTTGGCGATGGCGCTACGGATGCACCCCTTGACACTGCTGCTCACCAGCGAGATGCACCCCGAGCGCGCGTTCGAGCGGGCCCTGGCCATGAGCGCCCGCGTCTCCCTCGACGCGCTGCGCCTGGGGGTTGTCGACGAGGACGAGCGCATCCGGCTCGCTTCGGCTGCCGTGGCCCTGCGTGACCGATCTCCGGTCATCGACACGCTCGGGGACGGGGGCATGGATACGGTGGAGCGGGCGGCCGATGCCGCGCCGGCGCCGTCGGTAGTGATCATTGATGGCCTGGAAGCGTTGCTGGCGCGCGATCATTCGCGGTTCCAACCACGTGATGAAGCACTGGCGTACGCCGTTCTTGCGCTCAAACGGCTGGCCCTGGCGCGGGACGCTGCCGTGATCTGTCTGGCGCACCTGCCGGCACTCGACCGCCAGCGGCACGACCGACGTCCCCGTCTCACCGATTTCGGCGTGCGCGGCGCGGTGGGAACTCATGCGGATGTGGTGCTGGGTCTCTATCGGGAGGAGTTGTACGACGCCGACATGGGCGTGGCGGGGGCCACCGAGTTGCGGCTGCTCAAGAATCGCGACGGCGCGTTGGCCTATGTGGATCTGTTCTTCTACGCCAAGTGGCTGCGATTCGAAGACGTTTTGGAGACGTAACCCGACTCCCGACTTCAGTCGAGCGCCATCCGTCGCCATATTTCTCGGCTGAACCCGAACGAGGAACGCATGGCTGGCCACAGTAAATGGAAGAACATCCGGAACGCCAAGGCGGCCACCGACAAGAAGCGCGGTGTGCTGTTCACGCGCCTGATTCGCGAAGTCACGATGGCCGCCAAGCTTGGTGGCGGCGATCCGGGGGGCAATCCGCGGTTGCGAACGGCGATCGACAATGCCAAGGCCGTGTCGATGCCAAAGGACAACATCGAGCGGGCGGTCAAGAAGGGCACTGGTGAACTGGAGGGGATCGACTACGTCGAGGTGCTCTACGAGGCGTACGGTCCCGGCGGTGTGGCCATCATGATCGCCGCCGTCACCGACAACCCCACGCGCACCGTCGCCGACGTCCGGCACAAACTGTCGCGGAACAACGGCAACATGGGCTCCAGCAACTCGGTGGCGTATCTGTTTGATCGCAAGGGCCAGATGACCGTGCAGGCCACTGGTATCAACGAGGACGCGCTGATCGAGGCCGCCCTCGAGGCCGGAGCTGATGATGTGGTGCGAGAGGAGGACGAGTTTGTCATCACCACGGGACCGGCCTCGTTGCACGCGCTCAAGGAAGGTCTCGAGGCGAAGAAGTACGTGGTTGCCGATGCCGAACTCGCCTGGGTGCCCAAAAGCACCGTCAAGGTGGAAGGCACCGCGGCGGAGCAGTTGATCAAGCTCCTCGAGTCATTGGAGGAGTTGGATGATGTGCAGAAGGTTGACGCCAACTTCGAGATGGACGACGACGCACTGGCGCAGGATTAGACGGTGACGCGCGCGCCGACACGAACGAGTGCCTCGGCCGCCGCGCGCCCCACCCGCGTGCTCGGTATCGATCCGGGGACCGCAGTGACCGGGTACGGCGTGGTCTCGTATGACGGTCGCACGCCCACCCTCGTCGAATGTGGTGTCATCCGCACCAACGCCAAGGAGCCGCTGCCGGCGCGCCTGCACAATATTCACGCCGGCGTCAGCGAGCTGATCGCGCGGCACCAGCCTGACACGGTGGCGGTGGAGGACGTCTTCTACGCGCGGAATGTGCGCACAACCATCGTTCTCGGGCATGCCCGCGGCGTGATTCTGCTGGCCGCGCAGGAAGCGGGACTCGTTATTCATGAATTTCCGCCAGCCGAAATCAAGAAATCGATTACCGGCACGGGCGCCGCCACGAAGGAACAGGTGCAGTTCATGGTGGCCAAGCTGCTGCGATTGAAGTCCGCGCCGCAGCCGGCCGACGCCGCCGACGGTGTCGCCGCCGCCCTGTGCGCCTGCTTGTCCCCCGTCTTCTCGATCTCGCTCCCGGACGTCTCCCGTCTCGCGTCTCCCGTCTCCCGCCTTCCCCGCACGTGATCTCCCAGATCGCAGGCACGCTCGTTCTTCGCGAACTCGATCGCGTCGAAATCATGACCGCCGGTGGTGTGGCATACGAGTGCCACATTCCGCTGTCGGTGTTCGAGTCACTGCCGGCCCTTGGCAAACCGGTGACGCTGTTCACGCATCTCGCGGTTCGGGAGGATGCCTGGCAGTTGTACGGATTCGATGCGGCCTACGAGCGCAGCGTGTTTCAGCGCCTGCTGGTGGCCAAGGGAGTGGGTCCGTCACTGGCACTCGGCATTCTGTCGTCGCTCACCGCGGAACGGGTGGTGCGCGCCCTTCGCGAGAAAGACATCACCACGCTGATGCGGGTGCCGCGCGTGGGGCGCAAGAAGGCGGAACAGATCATTCTCGATCTGGCGGACAAGATTGACGCCGTGGGCAGTGCGCCGGGCATGCCGGGCGTCGCCGCCACGAGTCCAATGGCGGATGATGCCGTTCGCGCGCTGGTGGCGCTTGGCTACGCACAGGTGGACGCAGACCGCGCCGTGCGCGCAGTCGTCGAGGGAGGCGCCGCCGGCGACGTATCGGTGGTCGTGCGCGCAGCGTTGGGGAAGCTGACAACCAGGTAGGGAGTACTGAGTACTGAGTACCGAGTACCTGGTACCTGGTACCTGGTACCTGGTACTTCCTACCTCCTACCTCCTATACTGCCCCGCATCGCGCGACACCTTGCCGCAGCTCGGAATCGTGGCGGGCTGTCCGTTCGGCCCGTTCGGCATCGGATTCATCAGTGTGCGCGAGCTCTTCTCGGCGTCCTCGCTGGCCAGGTACGCGAACATCGCCGTCAGGGTCGCGTTCTGCTTGAGATCGTCCTGAATGACCTTGTCGTACGATTCACGGTTGGTGTGCCAGGTGGTGTTGCTGTAGTCCCATCCCAGCGCGCCGAGACTGGCCGCGGGTGCCCCATAGCACAGGAACGACGCATGGTCGGACCCGCCGCCAACGCCAGCGGGACCCGAGAGGCGAATCCACTGCGTGAGTTCGCGCGGCATGGCGCTCATGTACTGCGCCAGGCGCGGGCCGTTCTCGGGGAGAATCGACGGCCCCGTGCCGACCACGTGTTCTGTGCCATTGTCCTGATTGAACGCAAACTGGAGACCCTTCACGACATTCTGATGGTCGGCGGCATAACCACCCGAGCCGTTGAGGCCCTGTTCTTCGCCGCTCCAGTGACCAACGAGTATTGTGCGCGACGGATTGGGCAGCACCGTCTTCAGGATCCGCAGCGCTTCGAGCATTGTGACGGTACCCGTCCCGTTGTCCGTCGCGCCGGAGTGCCCCTCCCAACTATCGAAGTGCGCGGACAGCAGCACATACTCGTCCGGTTTCTTCGATCCCTTGATTTCGGCGACCACGTTGAACACGGGCTGATCACCCAGGAATTCCGACTCGGCCATCACCCGCACCTTGGGCGCCTGATGGTTTTGCGCGAGGCGGAACAGCATGCCGTAGTCCTCACAACCCACGTCCATCACCGTCAGCGCCGCATTGCGCGGTGACCCAAAGATCTTGTCGATGCCCGGGTATTGCGACCAATTGGACTCGAACACCGCAACCGCACCGGCGGTCTTGAGATCGTTGTAGAACGTCGGAACGCGCTGCGTGAGCCCTTGATAGGTGGCCGTGAGATCCCGTTGCATGGAGTCCAGCGCATTCTGCGTGGAGGGCATCGAGAATTCGGCGATCTGATTCGGCATGCGGCACGAAATGCGCGGCGCGCTGGCCAACACAATCTTGCCCTTCACCGACGGCAGCCACGCCTGAAACTCCTCGGGCGTGCGATACGGCACCAACGTGACCACATCAGCATCCATCCACTTCCCGCCCGTATTGCCGCTCCATGACAGCATGGCGGCTTCAAGCGGTTTGACACGCGGTTCGGTGAGCTGGGCAAACGCTGCGCCACGCTTCCACGAGTTCCAGGTGCCGTACTGTTCCTTCCTGGCGCTCACGCCCCACTTCCTGTAAGTCGCCAGAAGCCAATCCTGACCACGATTCATATTCGGCGACCCAGTCAGTCTCGGACCGATGGAATCCATCAGCACTTGCGAGAGCGACGCGGCCTGCGATCGCTGCATCCCTTCCTCCCAGATCTTGAGGATCATCGGATCGGTCGGCGCACTGGTGCGCACGTAGGCCGGCGCCGAGTCTGGGGAGAACGGGATGGCCTGCGGATTCTTCTGGACGCGCGGCGGCGGCCCGCCTCGTTGAGCGAGCAGTGGTGCGGCGGTGGCCACCACAAGGAGCAGCGAGCGAACGAGGGGGAGACGGGTCATGGACAGTGCTTCCCGTGCGTTGAGGTTGCGGGAGACGGAAACGAAGAGGGCGGAGCGTAACAACTCAGGCCCGCGGACTCAGTCCGTCGACCAGTGACGTGCGGTACGCCTTGATTGCCGGCACGAACCCGATGATCACGCCGGACACCAGCACCACCGCGAGATATCCCCACTCGGTCGCGCCCAGCGGGCGAATGGCCAGATGCAAGCCAAACCGTTGTTCGATGGGTTGCTGACCAAGCACCAGCAACGTGTACACGAAGGCCACACCAATCACGCAGCCGAGCAACGACAGCAGCGTCGATTCGAGGACCAGCAGTGAAACGATGGTGCGTGGTCCGGCACCGATGGCGCGGAAGATTGCCATTTCGCGACGTCGTGCCTCAAGTGACGAATACAGCGCGACCAGCATGCCGGTCAAACCGATTGCCACCGCAAAGATGGCCACGACCTGCAGGCCGACCTCGGCGCTACCGATGTTCTTCCAGAGCTCGCCAAGCGCCACACCGGGAATAACCGCCGTGAGGGGCTCGGTGAGATCGGTGTTCATCTCACGCTGCAACATCAGCGCTTCGAACCGATTCCTGGTGCCGATGAAGAACGCGGTGAGCAACTGTGGCTGGTGCGCCGAGGCGGCAGGAGAGGCAGCCGGAGCGGGGGCCGGCAAGGGAGCCCGTGCCGGCATCGGCGGCGGCTCGGCGCCCGGCATCACCATCGGTGTTCCCGGTGGCGGCGACGCCCCCGGCATTGCCATCGGCGTTCCCGGTGGCGGCGACGCCCCCGGCATTGCCATCGGCGTTCCCGGTGGCGGCAGCGGGCGGCGCTTCGCCTTCACGGGCACTGGTTTCGCCGGAAGCACTGCGGAAGACGTGCCGTCATCGTGCATCGCCTCAATGCCCTCCAACGTGACGTACACCGTGCGATCGATCGGCGTAAACGTGCGCTCGAGGATTCCGACCACGCGAAAGGGGTGCGCCTCGTGACTACTGGTGCCGATATCCACCAATCCATGCACCACCACGATTGGTGAACCGATCGCGTATTTGAGCCGATCGGCGACCTCACTGCCAATCACCACGTCCGTGTCGCCCGACGCGGCACGGCCCTGGGCAAACGTGATGCTGGCGTTCTGCCGGAACCGATAGCGCTGGTAGAACTCCTCCGTCGTGCCGACGACGCGAAACCCGCGATGGCTGTCGCCCAGCGAATACGGCACGGCCCATTTCACCGCCGGATGGCGCTGCCAGCGTTCAAACGTCGCGTACTTGACCGAACCGGCGGGGCTGCCAATGCCGAAGACGGAGCTCAGCAGCACCTGCAACGAACCGCCCCGCGCGCCGACGATCAGGTCGACCCCGCGAATGGTGCCCGCAAAGCTATCGCGCACGCCGGCGCGGACATGTTCAATGCCCACCAGCAGCGTCACACTGAGCGCAATCGATGCGACGGTCAGCGACGTCGTGAGCAGCCGGCTGCGCAACGATTGCAGGGCAAGACGCGGGATCAGCATGCCATCACCAGGCGGCCGTCAATCATGGACGGGCCTCGTCGCGGCCCGATTGATCTCTGTCAATTCAACGGTGCGGGAGAACAGTGGCATCAACGTGTGATCGTGACTGACGAAGATCAACGTTGCTCCGGCCGCTCGGCACGACGCAAACAGCAATTGCAGAAACTGTTCCCGACGGTCGGTATCGAGTGCTGACGTGGGCTCGTCGGCGATGATCACTTCCGGATGCCCGATGAGTGCGCGGGCGGCGGCCACCCGCTGCTGTTGTCCGACGCTCAACTCGGCGATCGGCGAATCAAGCAACTCGCGGATATCGAGTTGGCCCGCGATGTCGTGCACGGCGGCGGCGAAGGTCACCGACCCGAGCTTGGCGCGGCGATGCGCATCGAGTCGGATGGGCAACAAGATGTTCTCCCGCACCGACAAGTACGGAATCAGGTTGAACATCTGGAACACGTACCCCAGGTGCCGTGCCCGGAAGGCGTCGCGCGCGCCACTGGAAAGCGTCGCGAAATCGGCACCCAGCACCTTGACGTGTCCGCTGGAGGCCTGAAGCACACCGGCGAGAATCCCGAGGAGGGTGGTCTTGCCGCTACCACTCGGCCCATGGAGGAACACCGTGTCGCCGCGATCGATCACCAATTGATCGATGGACAGCACATCCCTGCCCGTGCGGTACGCGAACCGAAGCGCCGAGAGTTCGACCGCCGGCACCGCTGCCGGCACCGACGTCATTTCGACGAGTAGGGCTCGACCTTCATCCCTTCCAACTGGTATCCCACGGTGCCGTACGGGCTTTCCACCGACGCGATCTTGAGCCGTCCGGACATCCAGACCGCATCGAACAGATTCAGCTTCACCGACTTGCGTCCGGCCATACCCACCATCACGATCTGGTTCGGAGGCGGCGGCGGTGTGTGCACGCAGGCGCCATAGTACGGGACCAGCAGGAATTCCGCGCCTTCATCCTGGAAATCGTCAAGCGGAACCACAAAACCGGGAATGCGCACCAGTTTCCCTTCCAGCTTCTTCAGCGTGTCCGTCGCCTTGCCGTTGGCATAGTCCAATCCGGCCAACACGCGCCAATCGATGTTGATGGCTTCCTCAACGGGACCCACTTCGGTCGGTGCGTGCATCGGCACGGCCGACGTTCGGGGAGGCGTTGCGGCGGTGGTCACCCCAACGACCGCGACAATCCCCAGCAGGGAGGCACACGACAACAGGCGACGGGACATGGCGGGCTCGGCAGACGAAACGTACGGGACGAATTCTGTGAAAGATACGCGGAATCCGGGCAAACGCTGGGCGATCGGTTCCGTTTGGTACCCGGCACCCCCGACAGCGTGCCGGACAGTTCGTATATTCCGCATCCCTTTTATGCCCTCGCCCGTTATCTGCTCATGAGCCGCGCCGAAATCACCACGCCGGAAGAGATGCCCGACGAGAGCGTCGTCGAGCTGTCCCTGCGTCCGCAGCGGCTGGCCGAGTTTATCGGGCAGAACAAGGTCAAGGAAAGCCTCGCCATTGCGATCGATGCCGCCAAGGCGCGACGCGAGCCCTTGGACCACATTCTGTTTTTCGGGCCGCCGGGCCTTGGCAAGACCACGCTGGCCGACCTCATTGCCCGCGAACTTGGCGTGAACGTGGCGATGACATCAGGGCCCGCGCTGGAGAAGGGCGGCGATCTGGTGGGACCGCTGACGAATCTGCGGCAAGGTGACGTGCTGTTCATCGATGAGATCCACCGACTGCGTCCGGCGATCGAGGAGTTTCTCTACCCGGCCATGGAGGACTATCGGATCGACATCCGCCTGTCTGAAGGTCCCAAGGCCCAGACCATCTCGATGAACATCGAGCGCTTCACGCTGGTGGGAGCGACCACGCGACTGGGCATGCTGACCGCGCCGCTGCGCGCGCGATTCGGCATCATGCACCAACTGGGCTTCTATCCTTCCGACGAACTGGAGATCATCGTGCGACGCACCGCCGACGTGCTGCGCGTCGAGATCGATGCGGCCGGTGCGCACGAGATTGCCAAGCGTTCGCGGGGCACCCCCCGTGTGGCGAATCGGTTGTTGCGGCGGGTGCGCGACTACGCGCAGGTCCGCGCCGATGGTCGTATCACGCTGCCCGTCGCCCAGGCTGCCCTCGCGCTGCTGGATGTCGATCACTTCGGGCTGGACGACATGGACAGCCGACTGTTGCGGACGATCATCGAGAAGTTCGAGGGCGGTCCGGTAGGTCTTGGCACCATTGCGGCGGCCATTGGCGAGGATGCCGGCACCATCGAGGAAGTGTACGAGCCGTATCTGGTGCAAAACGGATTTCTGCAACGGACGCCGCGCGGGCGCATTGCCACCGCGCACGCCTACCGTCATCTGGGTTTCGTCCCTCCGGCAGGGGCTGCGGAACAACCTGGGTTGTTTTGACGTCTCACGCCTCCATGCTGAACCCATGGCGTTTTCGCGCCGCGTTCACCCGTCTGGTGGTGGCCGG
The genomic region above belongs to Gemmatimonadaceae bacterium and contains:
- a CDS encoding AAA family ATPase, whose translation is MTHHDISPLARVVARVDRLREGDTHPAILATGFPSLDRALGGGVRRGDLIVMGGDDGVGTSALALAMALRMHPLTLLLTSEMHPERAFERALAMSARVSLDALRLGVVDEDERIRLASAAVALRDRSPVIDTLGDGGMDTVERAADAAPAPSVVIIDGLEALLARDHSRFQPRDEALAYAVLALKRLALARDAAVICLAHLPALDRQRHDRRPRLTDFGVRGAVGTHADVVLGLYREELYDADMGVAGATELRLLKNRDGALAYVDLFFYAKWLRFEDVLET
- a CDS encoding YebC/PmpR family DNA-binding transcriptional regulator, with product MAGHSKWKNIRNAKAATDKKRGVLFTRLIREVTMAAKLGGGDPGGNPRLRTAIDNAKAVSMPKDNIERAVKKGTGELEGIDYVEVLYEAYGPGGVAIMIAAVTDNPTRTVADVRHKLSRNNGNMGSSNSVAYLFDRKGQMTVQATGINEDALIEAALEAGADDVVREEDEFVITTGPASLHALKEGLEAKKYVVADAELAWVPKSTVKVEGTAAEQLIKLLESLEELDDVQKVDANFEMDDDALAQD
- the ruvC gene encoding crossover junction endodeoxyribonuclease RuvC, with the protein product MTRAPTRTSASAAARPTRVLGIDPGTAVTGYGVVSYDGRTPTLVECGVIRTNAKEPLPARLHNIHAGVSELIARHQPDTVAVEDVFYARNVRTTIVLGHARGVILLAAQEAGLVIHEFPPAEIKKSITGTGAATKEQVQFMVAKLLRLKSAPQPADAADGVAAALCACLSPVFSISLPDVSRLASPVSRLPRT
- the ruvA gene encoding Holliday junction branch migration protein RuvA; translated protein: MISQIAGTLVLRELDRVEIMTAGGVAYECHIPLSVFESLPALGKPVTLFTHLAVREDAWQLYGFDAAYERSVFQRLLVAKGVGPSLALGILSSLTAERVVRALREKDITTLMRVPRVGRKKAEQIILDLADKIDAVGSAPGMPGVAATSPMADDAVRALVALGYAQVDADRAVRAVVEGGAAGDVSVVVRAALGKLTTR
- a CDS encoding M28 family peptidase, whose product is MTRLPLVRSLLLVVATAAPLLAQRGGPPPRVQKNPQAIPFSPDSAPAYVRTSAPTDPMILKIWEEGMQRSQAASLSQVLMDSIGPRLTGSPNMNRGQDWLLATYRKWGVSARKEQYGTWNSWKRGAAFAQLTEPRVKPLEAAMLSWSGNTGGKWMDADVVTLVPYRTPEEFQAWLPSVKGKIVLASAPRISCRMPNQIAEFSMPSTQNALDSMQRDLTATYQGLTQRVPTFYNDLKTAGAVAVFESNWSQYPGIDKIFGSPRNAALTVMDVGCEDYGMLFRLAQNHQAPKVRVMAESEFLGDQPVFNVVAEIKGSKKPDEYVLLSAHFDSWEGHSGATDNGTGTVTMLEALRILKTVLPNPSRTILVGHWSGEEQGLNGSGGYAADHQNVVKGLQFAFNQDNGTEHVVGTGPSILPENGPRLAQYMSAMPRELTQWIRLSGPAGVGGGSDHASFLCYGAPAASLGALGWDYSNTTWHTNRESYDKVIQDDLKQNATLTAMFAYLASEDAEKSSRTLMNPMPNGPNGQPATIPSCGKVSRDAGQYRR
- a CDS encoding ABC transporter permease; protein product: MLIPRLALQSLRSRLLTTSLTVASIALSVTLLVGIEHVRAGVRDSFAGTIRGVDLIVGARGGSLQVLLSSVFGIGSPAGSVKYATFERWQRHPAVKWAVPYSLGDSHRGFRVVGTTEEFYQRYRFRQNASITFAQGRAASGDTDVVIGSEVADRLKYAIGSPIVVVHGLVDIGTSSHEAHPFRVVGILERTFTPIDRTVYVTLEGIEAMHDDGTSSAVLPAKPVPVKAKRRPLPPPGTPMAMPGASPPPGTPMAMPGASPPPGTPMVMPGAEPPPMPARAPLPAPAPAASPAASAHQPQLLTAFFIGTRNRFEALMLQREMNTDLTEPLTAVIPGVALGELWKNIGSAEVGLQVVAIFAVAIGLTGMLVALYSSLEARRREMAIFRAIGAGPRTIVSLLVLESTLLSLLGCVIGVAFVYTLLVLGQQPIEQRFGLHLAIRPLGATEWGYLAVVLVSGVIIGFVPAIKAYRTSLVDGLSPRA
- a CDS encoding ABC transporter ATP-binding protein — protein: MTSVPAAVPAVELSALRFAYRTGRDVLSIDQLVIDRGDTVFLHGPSGSGKTTLLGILAGVLQASSGHVKVLGADFATLSSGARDAFRARHLGYVFQMFNLIPYLSVRENILLPIRLDAHRRAKLGSVTFAAAVHDIAGQLDIRELLDSPIAELSVGQQQRVAAARALIGHPEVIIADEPTSALDTDRREQFLQLLFASCRAAGATLIFVSHDHTLMPLFSRTVELTEINRAATRPVHD
- a CDS encoding DUF3299 domain-containing protein, translating into MSRRLLSCASLLGIVAVVGVTTAATPPRTSAVPMHAPTEVGPVEEAINIDWRVLAGLDYANGKATDTLKKLEGKLVRIPGFVVPLDDFQDEGAEFLLVPYYGACVHTPPPPPNQIVMVGMAGRKSVKLNLFDAVWMSGRLKIASVESPYGTVGYQLEGMKVEPYSSK
- the ruvB gene encoding Holliday junction branch migration DNA helicase RuvB, with the protein product MSRAEITTPEEMPDESVVELSLRPQRLAEFIGQNKVKESLAIAIDAAKARREPLDHILFFGPPGLGKTTLADLIARELGVNVAMTSGPALEKGGDLVGPLTNLRQGDVLFIDEIHRLRPAIEEFLYPAMEDYRIDIRLSEGPKAQTISMNIERFTLVGATTRLGMLTAPLRARFGIMHQLGFYPSDELEIIVRRTADVLRVEIDAAGAHEIAKRSRGTPRVANRLLRRVRDYAQVRADGRITLPVAQAALALLDVDHFGLDDMDSRLLRTIIEKFEGGPVGLGTIAAAIGEDAGTIEEVYEPYLVQNGFLQRTPRGRIATAHAYRHLGFVPPAGAAEQPGLF